One stretch of Priestia megaterium DNA includes these proteins:
- a CDS encoding Maf family protein: MKQTLILASGSPRRKELLQQLHIPFTVHVSTIEEIINPSYTPSEVVMDLARQKAVDVASHHKEDMVLGADTVVVYGNRILGKPKTKQEAIETLTMLSGQKHQVLTGVAFVSNAKVHTFYEQTDVEFWPIEQDEIVQYVESGEPMDKAGSYGIQGLGAALVKKIEGDYFSVVGLPLSRTIRELKQYGFVY, encoded by the coding sequence ATGAAACAAACATTAATTTTAGCCTCAGGCTCTCCTCGTCGAAAAGAATTACTTCAGCAGCTTCACATTCCCTTTACCGTTCACGTTAGTACAATTGAAGAAATCATCAATCCATCATACACTCCGTCCGAGGTAGTAATGGATTTAGCTAGGCAAAAAGCAGTGGACGTCGCTTCGCATCATAAAGAGGATATGGTCCTAGGTGCCGATACAGTTGTCGTATATGGCAATCGTATTTTAGGAAAGCCAAAAACGAAACAAGAAGCGATTGAAACACTTACGATGCTGTCAGGTCAAAAACATCAGGTATTAACTGGAGTAGCGTTCGTATCAAATGCAAAAGTTCATACGTTTTATGAACAAACAGATGTAGAGTTTTGGCCGATTGAACAAGATGAAATCGTACAGTACGTAGAGTCAGGAGAGCCTATGGATAAGGCTGGTTCTTATGGAATTCAAGGTCTCGGTGCTGCGCTAGTTAAAAAAATTGAAGGAGACTATTTCTCCGTGGTGGGCTTGCCGCTCTCCCGAACAATACGTGAGCTAAAACAATACGGTTTCGTCTACTAA